The following DNA comes from Actinomycetota bacterium.
CCCCAGATGAGGACCGTGTGTCCCGAACCGGCGAACGGGAGCCGAGCAGACCGGGAACCGGGGCCGAACCTACGCAACGGGAGCCGGGCTCCGGACCGACGCATCGGGAGCCCGGCCCGCGGACCGGGCAGCGCCGGCTCCCGGGGAGGAACGGCGTTCCGGGGCTGTTCCGCTCTGCGGTACGGTAGCCCCATGCCCCCCACGGAGGCGGAGGCTCCCGCCCAGACGATCGCCGCGATCGACCGCGCCACCGACGTCCTGGCCATGTTCGCCGACTCACCCGAGCCGACCCTCGGCGTGACCGAGATCGCCACCGCGCTCAACCTGTCCAAGGCGGTCGTCTACAGGATCCTGTCCTCGTTCCGGGCGAAGGGGTTCGTCGAGCTGGACGAGTCCACCCGGCGCTACTCGCTCGGCCCCCGGGTGCTGCACCTGGGGCTCTCCTACCTGCGCAGGACCGATGTCCAGAGGCTGGCCCGTCCTCACCTGGAGAGGCTGTCCCGGGAGTCCGACGAGACGGCGACCCTGTCCGTCCGCACGGACGGCACCCGGGTGTACGTCGACCAGGTGACTCCCGTCCGGGACGTGAAGATGGTCGTCCAGCTCGGCTTGGCCGTGCCGCTGCACGCGGGGGCCTCCTCGAAGGCGTTCCTCGCGTTCCTCGACGAGGAGGAGCAGGCGGCGTACCTGGACGGTCCGCTCGCGGGGCTGACCGCGGCCACCGTGACCGACCCCCGGGCCCTGCGCCGAGAGCTGGACGAGATCCGCTCCCGGGGGTACGCGGCCAGCGCGGGAGAGCGGATGGAGGGGGCGGCTTCGGTGGCGGCGCCCGTCTTCGGGTTCGACGGACGCCCGGTCGCGGTGATCAGCGTGTGCGGCCCCGCCGAGCGGTTCGCCGGGACCGCCGAGCGCGCGGCCGGCCTCCTGCTGGACGCGACGACCCAGCTCTCCCACCAGCTCGGACACGTCCCTACCTGAACTTCACGACGCGCCGTCGGCAACCGTTGACACGGTGTCGTGAACCGGGCTAGATTATGCGACGGGGCGTCGTGAAATGCCCCGTCCGACTACGCACCGGAGGTACACCCATGTCCATGGTCATCGACCGCATAGAGGAACTGAAGGCGAAGATCCCCACGGAGGTCGTCAACGAGCTGGCCGACGGACCCCTCTCCCGCGTTATGCGCCGCCAGACCTGGCCGGACCACGCCCGGGCCGAGTACTCCGACTTCGAGCAGGCCCTCGTGAAGGGCACGCTCTCGAAGGAGGGCTACCTCGACCTGCTGGTACAGGTGCTGCCCGTGTACGAGGCGCTCGAGGCGCGCGCGGAGGAGCTGCGCGACGACCCGGTGGCCGGTCCGATCGTGATCGACGAGCTCAACCGGACCACCGCCATCCGAGCCGACATCGATTTCTACAAGCAGGTCACCGGCACGACCGAGCTCCCGGAGATCCTCGAGGTCACCCAGGAGTACGTGGACCGGGTCCGCAACTCGACGCCCGAGCAGTTCGTGGCGCACCACTACACGCGCTACCTGGCCGACCTGTCCGGGGGCGTCTTCATCGACCGCGCGCTGACGCAGGCGTACGGGCTCGAAGGGACGAACGGCCGCGCTTACTACGTCTTCGACGAGATCGAGGACGCCAACCTCTTCAAGGACGCCTACCGCGGCACCCTCGACCAGCTCCCGCTCGACAGGGACGGCAAGAGGCGGATCATGGAAGAGGTCCTGCTCGCGTACGAGTTCAACATCGAGATGGTGGAGCAGCTCGGGGTGAAGCACCTCGAGCCGGCTGCCACGGCGTAAGGGGAGGGCACGTGGCGGACAGCAACGCCGGGGCCCCCGAGGCCCCGGCTGCCGCCCCGGCCGAGGAGACGCTGGCGAAGCGGCTCTTCGGCGGGAGCTCGGTCATCCACCGGGAGGCCGAGCGGCGTCCGTTCATGGTCCAGTTCCTCAAGGCCCAGCTCCCCCAGGACGCCTACGTCGAGTGGCTGAAGCGTCAGTCGTTCGTCTACGCCGCCCTCGAGGAGACCGACCGTGCGCTTAAGGACGACCCGGTCGTCGGGCGCATGCACTCCCCGGAGCTGTACCGG
Coding sequences within:
- a CDS encoding IclR family transcriptional regulator → MPPTEAEAPAQTIAAIDRATDVLAMFADSPEPTLGVTEIATALNLSKAVVYRILSSFRAKGFVELDESTRRYSLGPRVLHLGLSYLRRTDVQRLARPHLERLSRESDETATLSVRTDGTRVYVDQVTPVRDVKMVVQLGLAVPLHAGASSKAFLAFLDEEEQAAYLDGPLAGLTAATVTDPRALRRELDEIRSRGYAASAGERMEGAASVAAPVFGFDGRPVAVISVCGPAERFAGTAERAAGLLLDATTQLSHQLGHVPT
- a CDS encoding biliverdin-producing heme oxygenase, whose protein sequence is MSMVIDRIEELKAKIPTEVVNELADGPLSRVMRRQTWPDHARAEYSDFEQALVKGTLSKEGYLDLLVQVLPVYEALEARAEELRDDPVAGPIVIDELNRTTAIRADIDFYKQVTGTTELPEILEVTQEYVDRVRNSTPEQFVAHHYTRYLADLSGGVFIDRALTQAYGLEGTNGRAYYVFDEIEDANLFKDAYRGTLDQLPLDRDGKRRIMEEVLLAYEFNIEMVEQLGVKHLEPAATA